CCAGCAGTTGAGCCAGATTGTTCCCAGGATCAATCGGCTGACCAGGCATCCACTACCTCTAAGCCTGATGAGCCTGCTGAAACAAACCTTTATAGACGAAGACCCTCATATACCCCCAAGCTCATCAAGGCAAAGTCTGCTAAATGTTTCGACAAGAAGCTGAAAACCTTGGAAGAACTTTGTGACACTGAGTTTTTCACCCAGACCCTGGCTCAATTAAATCATATTGAGCACATGTTTAGAGGAGATCTGTGCTACCTTTTGACCAGCCAGATTGACAGAGCCCTTTTGAAACAACAACGTATAACTAATTTCCTCTTTGAAGATTTGTTCATTTTAGCTGATAAAGTAGTAGAGAAACAGGATGATATGCCTTTGGAGTATAGTCAGGACAAGCTGCATGCCAGATCTTTGGAAGATTGTCCAATTCCTAAAGTGTTAATTAATGTAGGATCTTTTAAGTCCAGTGTGGAGTCTGTACTTATCAAAATGGAGCAGGAACTTGGAGATGAATTCAAAGAGTCTGAGGTAACAGAATCTAGTGTTTATGATCATCAGGAGAACTTGGATTACCTTGACATGGATATGAAAGGAAGTGTCAGTAGCGGTGAAAGTATTGAAGTTTTGGGAACTGAAAAATCTACTTCTGTTTTATCTAAGTCTGACAGTCAAGCAAGCTTGACTGTCCCATTGAGTCCTCAGGTGGTCCGGAGCAAAGCAGTCAGTCGGAGGACTATTAGTGAGGACAGTATTGAGGTTCTTAGCACTTGTCCCTCAGAGGCCTTGATTCCTGATGACTTTAAGGCAAGTTACCCAAGTGCCATTAATGAGGAACCTTATGTGGAAGAGCCTTATGCAGATGATGATGGAGCTATTCACTTTAGTGCAAGTGTCAATCAACAGGATCTTGGTGAGATAGAGGGCAGTTCAGAAAATACCTTATCACAAACGGACTCTGCTTGTTGTATTGGAAAAGAGAGTTCAGGCCTCCTCATACCAAATTCTGACCAAACACAAAAACACTGCGATGAAGATGGAGTGGTCAGTATTCCCCCACAACGTTATAGGGAGAAGCAACAGGGATTTCATGTGGACTTCTCAGTGGATGATATCAACTCTTCCTCCCAAGAAAACACAACAGAAGGCCTTTCTCCTTATGACCAGGACCCAAACTGCCTGAGAAGCAGCAGAGATCTCAGTAAGATCAGCCTTAATGAATATGGAGATTCTACCAGCTATATAAGCAGTGCAGCATCCACCAGTTCGGATAGAACTCCTTCGCCTGCCCATCACATTGGCCTCTCCTCAGAGAGGCATAAAAAAAAGGCTGGGCAAAATGCCTTAAAGTTCATTAGGCAGTACCCCTTTGCACACCCTGCAATCTATTCTCTGCTTAGCGGGAGGACTCTTATTGTGCTAGGGGAAGATGAAGCAATAGTGAAGAAGCTTGTGACAGCTCTATCTATCTTTGTTCCCAACTATGGCAAATCTGCCAAGCCTGTGAAACACTGGGTCTCTTCCCCTTTGCACATAATGGACTTTCAGAAGTGGAAACTTATTGGCTTACAGAGGTAAATGATTAGAGATAGAACTTTTTAATAAGGTGGtgatgggcacatggtctttgtAATCTCCTAAGCAGGTCTCAAGACAGTAGACAAAGTGGATCACAGCCAGCTAGGTGTGATTTTAAGGGCTCTGATGaggttgcccccccccccccattcaaaaTACCTTTCTTACTAGTAGGCTAGTGCCTACAATTCCTTTTACCAGGTGACCTAGCCTTTCattccatagctaatgcagaggACATGTTGAACGTACTTGAGATTACTTGTAAATACTTTAGCATACTCAATACATATATTGTGCTGCCAATATAAATATTGTTCATTACATAGTTGGACTTCTATTTGGGATTACTTGTCAAGTTTACAGGATGAGTTTGATTCCGACTTTTCATATACTAGATCTCTTTTCTGTATCCCCTTCAAATTAGTGAAGTTTGACTGCTAACGGCTTATTGATTTGTATAAGAGGCTTTAATATTAGGATCATGATATAAGGCAGAGATAGAATGTAAAGTACAAGAGTCAGGTGCAGAggtaaacagatttttttttcatatattttgcctTACTATTAAAAAGACTTTTTAGCAAAAACTTGAAGAAGGGGACCTAAAGGGGGGAGGGTACTTATCATGAGGAAGGGGAAATGTCAAAGAAAGGCAACTTGGAAGAATTCCCAAAACTCTTAGGAAAGAATGATAAAGAGTCTGATTATCAATATGATAAGATGCTTATAGGTTGGGGACAGTTAGGTAGTATAGTGTTGGgagaacccaagttcaaatctggcctcagacatttcctagctgctacgaatctgggcaagtcacttaaccccaattgcctagcctttgtcgcTCTTCTGACCTTGagttaatactaagacagaaggtatgggttattttttttaatgtttatggGATAAAAGCAAAAAACACTTATCCTAGAAATAACTCAACCAAAATTAGTATGTTGTGAAGAAATTATGGGAGTAAAGACCTGGGTTTTAGTCTAGTTCTTCTTGACTAGCTATGGGACTTGGGATAAGTTATTCCAACTCTGAGCTTCAGTTCATCCATCTACAAAGTGGGGATGTTTGTTCCTGCTTTTTTTCAGTGATATTTTAAGGGCAAGATGTTGTTTTATCTTGGCAGATGACTCATGGGGGAAACTTAGAATCGTGGAAGCACAGAAGAGATACACCACTGGGGGTGGAATAGAATGTGGAATGAGAGGGATGATTCTGTAAATCAGGGGGCCCCAAACTACAGCccgtgggccacatgcagccccccaAGGCCATTTGTCTGGCCCCCAcagcacttccagaaggggcccctctttcattggtggtcagtgaaaggagcactgtatgtggcagcaccacACAGCGTGGTgtcactcatgtacagtactacttccagtgacataatcctttgtgtggcgccttgttctgagagtaactgaacgagaatGAGGTGctacgcaaaggattatgtggctgcacaatggaagatgtcagcatggtgagcggtgatctgggggaggggattccacactgtatatactgctgccctgtatagtggtggtggtgatgggctgtgcaaggtgtgacaggcccatcccagccagcgctgcagcctctgctatcccagacagcatatatagatttgttcatagttttttaatagtctggccctgcaatggtctgagggacagtgaactggccgcTGTGTAAAAAGCTTGGGGACCCCTGCTGTAAGTGAGGAAGAGGTGAAAGTGGTATTAATAATGTTCAGGACCTTACATATGGTAGACACTTGATAAGTGTCAATtgaatttaaaatactttaatccTTGAATACCATGATTCTAACATTGCAACCAATAAAATATTGAAGATTTCTATGGGTAACTATGGAAGTTGGATGTATACGAGTGATAGGTAGTATAAAGAAATACAGAAGTctaaaatgtggaaaatattGAGAAGATCAACTAATACTTCCTTAGTTTGAGTGATCTAGAGGATTTAACAGGAGGTcagtaaaagatttttaaagaaattaaaactatcctttTACATTTATCCTATAACTAACTCCTGTTTCTCTGCGCTGTAAGCTGTGATCTAGAAGAGGTCGCTGAGGTTGCCTAATCACCTAATTTTCCTGACCTGTCTCCTTCTATATTTAGGACCCGTTGTCCTCATTAACCTTTGCCCATCTGTTTCAGAGTGGTTTCTCCGGCTGGTGTCAACACTCTCCATTCCCTGAACCGATACAGCCGTTATACCAGCATACTAGATTTGGACAACAAAACACTGCGTTGCCCACTCTACCGAGGCACATTGGTACCCCGTCTGGCAGATCACCGCACCCAGATCAAACGGGGGAGCACCTACTACATGCATGTACAGAGTGTCCTGACCCAGCTGTGTTCTAAAGCCTTTCTCTATACTTTCTGTCATCACCTACACTTGCCCATCAATGAGAAGGAGACCGAACAGTCTGTGGTAGGCCGACAGGTGAACTTCTTGAAGCTGCACCTGGGCCTGGTCAATGAGGATGTCAAAGTGGTGCAATATTTGGCTGAGCTGCTCAAGCTGCAGTACATCCAAGAGCCTGTTAGGCCTAATCACTCAATGCTCAGGTTTGACTATGTTCCCAGCTTTTTGTACAAAATCTAGGCCTGTTCCCAGCAGTTATAATAGAAACATAACATGACTTAGGTTAAGAGTGCAATGGGGATGAGCAAGCATTTGCTTGAGTTTGACTTAATATTTCTGCTattcattgaaaaagaaaattagatggTGAAAAATGTTAGTAACATCAGAACCTTTCCAGCTAGGGAACTGCAGATGTTAAAAGGTTCCTGACAACTCAAGAACCAAATATGGGAGATTTTCCACAGCTGAGCTTTCTTTAAGCTATTTAAGAGGGCCGTTAGCTACCATTAAGTTCTTTGTTCTGTCGGGCCCCTGGATTCAGAATAGCTCTTCATTGTACAGTGATGGGGACCACAGTAGGCACAGGAATGGCTACACTGGGTCCTTGAAAGTCAAAATGCCCCTTGATATTGAAAAAACTCACTATAAGCTACACGAGGGGTGCACAGCTCTAGACATCATAGAAAACCAAAAGGGAGTCCAGCCAAACAGGAAATTCGACTTAATAGGGGCAAAACGAACAGGGAAATCAATTCTATGGCAAATAGAAACTTATTACATAATTTGCACATTAACGTCTTCTCATTAAGAAAGACCTCAGGTAATTGACAGTGGCCCTGTAATTATCTGACATCACTGGAGCCTGTTGTATTTAAAAGGTGTTTAATTGTGGTCCCCAAAAACTGATTGCCCCTTGACCCGAGGTGGGAGGAGTGAAAGCAAAGCAGCTGCCATTTTGAAAGCACCTGATTGGGTGGTTCGAGAGAAAGTCTCAAGCAGCCCCACTTGAAAGATGATGAATGTATGCTAGAATCTTCCATTGTTTCTCATGCCCACAGAGATCCATCTGTGCCTTGTCTGCTTGTTTCATTGTTCAGTCttaattggggggtgggggggaagaggtCCAAAAAGACTTTTGAGCGTAGCTATGCTGTGTCAGCAGAAGTGATTTAAGATCTTGGTTTGGAAGGTGTCAGCACAACCAAGAACAAGGCAGAGGGCATGGAAGGGGTGGGGCCAAATTTACCAGTTTGACCAGTACCATCAAGCCAAGGATTGGCAATTAATGTGGTTTTGTTCTACTAGTTTCTCTGATCAGGATTTAGTTTGCTGTCATGGAAGAGCTCTGGGGAAATGTTCAAAATGTTCAAGTCACCGCTCTCAACTCCAAAGTCCTCTTATCCCATCACAACTTCTCTTACTCTCTCAGGGGGCATGACTTGCAAGCTGGTGAAAGGGCCCTGGTTCATTTCACTTATTTGTGACTAGCAGGCCAGATTCAAGAACTATTTGGATGGGCTTAGGCTAGCCCATCCTTCGATGATGGTGATGGGTTTAAGAGGACAGCGTCCACTTCTTCACCTGTTTTGGTTCCACCTCCACAGAGGattcagattttaaaaaggtGGTGGGGAAGGTTATATAAATTCATTCCTCTGCCTTTATCTCAGGACTTAGACTGAGTATCTCCTGGCTTTTATCTTTACGCCCTCACACCTGCCACCAGAATATGGAAACAAGTATTTTCTCGTAACCttgaaattttaaatgttttcaaagAATGCTATTTTTCTTCTAACCATGAgacattgtttttaatttatttctcaaaaaaatgtGATTATAGATATAAAGCAATCTGGAATTCTTCACTCGATGTGGTTGTTCCCATTGAGTCAGTGTCGGTGGAGGATTCTTGGTTggtatgtgtgtgttttcctgCTTTTCAAGTTTGATGTAGGGCTTCTAGTGTCCTAACCCAAGGGCGCTTTGAAGCCAGATCTTGGGGCAACTAGCTTTTCCCTTTCCATGAAGGTTCCGAACCAGGACCTGTATACTCTGCCCTCTCCCAAAGAATAATGACGAGAAGGGATTTGCTTTTGTAttgttttcctctccttcccctaccTGTTGTGTTTAAAGGAGCAGAAGGAAAGCCACCTTCCTCCCATTCCCTACTCCCATTTTGTCATTAATAGGTATTTGTAATGTGGTATGTCAAGCTGATAAACTTGGGGGACTTTTTCCATGAGGGAGCAGCTTAGATTTCTTTAGGTCTCCCACCCCATTTTCTTTCCCACAATGCATTTCCATAGCAAAAAGCATAGAAGAGCTTCCTCGTGCCTTTGAAACCTGAGGCACAAATCATGACACAGACCTACTTGAAAAACCTGTCAATTGCTGATATAGCTTAGGGCCTTTGCATCTATAAAGGAGGGAGCTGCAGTTctcattaaagggaaaaaagcctGTTGAATTCATGGGAATGGTGAAAGAAAAACAGTATGCAAAAGGAGTGACAAAAGAACTGCTTCAACTAGAAAATGGATAAAAGCAGCAGATTCCACACAATCGGCACAATCAATATCATGAGCTTAAGTAAGGTGGAACACTTTCCTAGTCTTGACCTCGGTGGCATTTCAGAAGGTAGAACCAAAATTGTTACCATTAAGACAGGAAAAACCCATGCCAACGAATAGGCCACTTTTCCCTATATGAGTCTGATTTGACCTAtatttcaattggaaaatgattttAGGGAATATGAATTCAGCAAAAGAATGTTTCACTTAAAAACAGGTTTTGAGAAATTACAAGAAGTTATTTACAGCTTTGGGTCTAGGTGTTTAACACCCCCATAAAGTGGAATTTATCTAAAATGCACTCTAGTGAGACCGATGTTAagacttttttccatttcatattgCTGAATCTGTTAACACATCTCGCTTATTATTTAATCTGAGGAAGGATGCAAAGCCGTTGAAATTCATTTGTTATCTTTCACAAACCTGAGTTACAAATATTCAGATAAAATGCTACATTCTCAAAAACTAGATAACATTAGCCCTACTCTTtaacctttttttggggggggtcgaTTCATTTTTAGGTAACAAACACagcttttgtttttaagtttgagAGCTAGATTTtcgttattttttgttttatgccATCTTTTCTGGGAAAACTAAGGCAAGAACTGGTCAATAGAAACTTAATCATCTGGCTTGTTAAGTATTTATAGGTACATATTTTTAAAGCCCTGTTTAGAATATAAAACAAAAGGCATGTATTAAGCCACATTAATCTAATATCTCTTGCTTCACCCTGTCCCCAAACCAAGTTTTCCCCTCCTGGAACTTCAATTGACATAAATATTGCCAGTAAAAGTTGGGCAACTTCCTATATCGCTGCTTTAAAGCTTTAGTACAGTCTTCAGTCAGCCCAGCTGGAACATGCAATTTTCCAAGcatacttttaatttctattcATGTATATGGAGAAATCTTTGGAATAAAACCCAATTCGAACCTAAACCTGAACCCATTTTCAGCTCTAGAGGGGGCCGGCAGTTTCTAATCTGCTTGACAGGGCTTTCAAGGTTCTATGAAGTGTCTAAGAAAAATGATTGCTTGCTTTTGAACAGTCTGGTTTTTGTCAGTACCAAGAGCATGcacccttctccccttcccagcAGACCCCCGTGTTGCATGTCAGGTCACAGTCCTTAGTGTCTCCTTCGTGGTATCCCGTCGGTGCTATCACTGGGCACCCCTTCTCAGACTAGAATTCATCCGAACAGCCTGTGCAGGAAGGTCACCAAAGGCAGCAGGGAAAGTAGCTTCTCGTTCGCCTCCCGAACAGTTCAGAAAAGATGCCTGGAGTGAAGCTTCAGAGAGAGCGTTGAGACTGGCTttaggaagggagggaaacaggGATGTAAGAGAAGCTTCCAATGCCTTAAGCGGCCGCTATCTCTGCTTTGGGAAGCGAAGGCAGCAGAGTTCCAGGAAGCTCGAGGACATGCGGGGTCCATGAGGCTTATCGAGTGCCTCCAAGCAGGAGGGCCGATCATCCGCCTATCCTGCCCAGAACGTGCCCATCACTTGGGCAAGGAGCAGGCTGCCCTCTAGACCGTTTATCCGCTGCCGCCAGCTCCCAGATGGAAGCAAGGACGGGAAAATGGGGGAATCGGCACCCAGAGGTGGCTCTTGAAGCGCCTGCTTCCAACTAGAGGGGATGAGTCCAGGGCAGCAGTTGGGCCGACCTCTATGCTGTCTGCCCCTAGAAGGCAGAGCTACAGGGTATAGTCTCACCCCTGGCAATCCAGACACTGAGCAGTTTGGAATACTGACGGGGTCGAGAGAAAGATGGCCTTTTCTGGTACAGGGGAACCCGGGCTCTGATGAATTCTggcttattttaaagaaaaactattttattattgcATGTtcccttgtttgtatttgtaagCGTGTACAGACGTTGTGTAAGTGGTAGTTTAACAAGTGCCCAATGGAACTAGTGTACTTGGCATGTCTGTAATATCATTTTAGAGGTGTTGCTGCACACGTATGAGTTAATGCCAAATGAATAGTATGAGAAATGTActgtaaaaatttaatttatttgagtTCAGATATTTTTGAAATACAAATTTGGTTGTATTTTTAAAGCTATCATTCTTGTCACACTGTGTGTTTAATTTTATTGTGCTATTAAAAATGGTCATTACTGTTTTGCACCCAGCTGTTTGAAAAAGAACTTCTTTGGGAAGTGCACGGATCTCTCCCTGGAATAGAAGGCTGCTGTTCCAGATCAGCAAGTGATCCCTCCTGTGAGGGATCTGCTTTTCTGGAAATgagggccccccccccccaagtgtgGTGGATTAAGGGCGGCATTACAAGGCACTTTGAGCTCCCTCTGCCTGAGGCTGCAGCACACACACTTTACTCTTAGCTCAAGCTTCCCAGCCATTTTCCCTCCAACTAAAATGGCGGCGATCCAGGGCTTTTGGCATTGCCCCACCATGATCCCCGGGATGGAGTAACCTCACAAGATAGTAACATGGCTGCTGACGTCATTGTCCCCGGCTATGGGATGCTCTGATCGCATGAGATGAGAAAGTAAGACTCAAGATGGATTCCCTCGTGATTGAGGATGGCCGATGAGGACAAAATAGGTTTATTGTTTGTACACCACCTTTGGAAGGATATGCACGCCCAGGGTGCCGTCCCTGGCAGTCCTTTTCCAAGGCAGAGGTTAGGGGAAAGCTCATTAAATAGACCCCTCCCCCGTCTCatttcccaaccccctcccaggttagcttcctaccttcctttcttAAAAGGAGGCTTTTGGCACGCGGGTAGCCTTCAGATCAGGCTTCGGGACTCATGGATGGAGTCCAGCATTTCCTTAAAAGCCAGGGATTCCGGGCAGAGGGAATGTGGTGGCAAAGCTCTCCACCTTGTCTCTGAGGGCCTTCACAGCGCCCTGGTAGTGCGCGTCCCCGGCCAGTTTCTCCTTGAATTCCTTCATGGTGGCCTGAGGCCCGACGTCCCTCTGGATCCGCAGCGCCAGTTCTATTCCTGCAGAGACAAAAGGACCGCCTGAGAGGCAGCTTCGTGAGGGCACCCCCAAGGCCCCGGGGCTCGGGGATAAGGACGCAGCTGTCCAACCAGCCGACCACCGTCTGCCGCTGGTCTCAGCCCTGAGCACAGGACGACGTGTCGCGCGACAAGCAAATCACAGGGATCTGGATCGGTCCGTCTTCCTCAGTCTTCTGGAGCAAGAAgcaaagggggaggaagaggccTCGAGGGCCAACACAGCAGCAGAGACAAGACCAGCCACCGTCCGGAGGCCAAATCCCGCTCTTCTTACTCGATTAAAAAGCACTGAACAGAGGGACCTGCCGAATTCAGAGGGGCCTCTGCGTATCAAAACGAGTTGTCCGGATCCCTCCGCCAGACTGGAACCCTGTGAACCTAAAGGGAGAGCCGCGGGAAGAGGCCCCATTAGGGACCCCGAAGCTCTGCCcctgggcctcggtttcttcatctgtaaaatgagttccaTTGGAAGTCTACAGTCCCATGCCTTCAGGCAGGCTGGATTAGTGGAGAAGACGCTCCGAAGGGATCTCTGCTACTTGCAACATTCAATAGCTCAGTACCAGCGGACGAGTCcaaagacagatggacagatcaGATCAACGAGAAGGAAACTTCAGTTTGTAACAgatcaacaaaaatattttccatctACGGCCCAGTCTGGTTGTTAGCTTTTAGGAAAGAAAAGGCGAGTTATCTTAGATCCACATGAGACTCTAAGGGTCTCAAAAAGGCACCAGCTAAGtgtattgggcctggagtcaggaagacccgagttcaaatccaggcgcagacccttgctatgtgaccctgggcacgtcacttaacttGTTTTCCTTAATTctctagagaagtaaatggcaaaccagtccaacATCTTTGCAAAAAAACCCATGGTAAAAACCAGATGTGACTGAATAATGACAGCAGGGTCTGAAAAGATCCCATGGAAAGGTTCCAGGCAAAGGGACTGATTACACCACGCGGTCTTAAAAATGGAGGGATCTCCAAAGCTTTTGTGGAAGTTCACACGGATGATGTCTGTTAATATTTCTAATaccagaaaataaaacatttcatgtTATGAGAATCGTTTTGACCTCAAGGACCCAGAAAGGGGTAAGTTACATGGTGAAATGCCGTAGTCCAGCCCTTCCCGGACATCTTGCACCTTGCGAGGAAGCAGGGCCTCCATGAACAGCCGCAGCTACAGGGATTGACTGGGCCCGACGGACCACGTCCCACCCTCCCAAGCCTCATGCTTACCTTCATGAATAAATTGGGCCACTTGGTGGAAATCTTTTTCTAGCAGTCCTCGGGAGGTCAGAGCTGGGGTTCCCAGCCTCAGTCCACTGGGTCTTAATGCACTTTTGTCTCCTGTGAAGTAAGAGATCGTCCCGTCACCTGCCAAACGGCTCACGAGTATTTAAAGACCACCTCGAGGGGGAGGACTTGCAAGGAGAATTCTAGCCTAacccaaatattttaataaaattgtgTAAATGGCTCTGAAACAGCCCCTGCCATCGGCAGGCCTGAAATCAGGTGTGTCCGATGAAGAGCCGTGCAAATGACTCACAATGAGGTAACTCAGCTGTGTGCTCAGGACATACAAAAGGCTACTTTCCTGCAATGTGGTGCTGACCAAGGGCAAGCTAGAACTGCGTAGGTGGTTCTTAGACAGTCATCACAGCCCGACCCAATCAAGGATGCCCCACCTAGTTCCGGAGGGGCTACAAAAACCTTCCAAGCAGAAGAAAACTCAAATCTCTCAAGCTAGACCATACATTAATGTGGTCTCATCCCTTagcacagtgatggtgaacctagaAATGGCCAGGACTGAGCGTGCCTGTGGCTGACCCTAACTAGAGCCAGAGTGAGGCCCAGCTGGGCGGCTCCCCTTCCCTGCTCCCCAGGACTTTCCGACTGCCCCAGCCCATTCATAGTGCAGTGGCCTGAGCCAGACAGAAACAGATGTCTTTACTAGAGAAGCAACCTATGTCTTgcctatacaaagtatttggggGATTTGGGGATGTGTCTAGAGTTTGTACTTTAAGACGTGTTCAAAACGGTAGTCTAGTGATAAAAGTTTTATGAACCGGAGGTTAGCGACCAGCCTCCTGGCTGATGTCTAGCCCCCTCCCCAGATTCTTTCACAAGCAACCTTTGGGCTGCTTTAATTTGCCTTCTTCTTCCCCTTACCTCTTCCTGACctgtttaatttgcattcaaaGGGGTGCCTGCTCAGAGACCAGGTGGGCTAGAAGCTCTGGGAAACCCAATAGTGGCTAGTCAGAGGTGGCCCAATCAGCCAAGGAATCAGATTAAAACCTGACTCCAACCCTGGACCATTTGCTAAAAAGGCTCCATTGGAAGGACCCCATGGCAAGACGAGTGAATGTGTCAGGATGCTGTCATTTAACAGGAGAAACGGCTTCTACTTCCTAGAATGCTGGCGAAAGTGAGTGTACTTTGAAATTGTCAATGTCCCCTCAATGGCCACTTTGGAGGTTTGAGGGGATCACAGGGCCTGCACCCCTCgactctccctctccccaggcCTGACTACATCAccgccctgccccccccccagttcaatgggagggcttcctccctcccctgggtgGCCTAAGAGTGGGAGGCACCTGGCACCCCATCTCTAGCTTTGGAAAACGTCCTTGATTCAGCTGCTTCCTTCTGAGGGACACAGTGGGTTATTCTCCCATTCCAGACAGCATAGAAACAGAATCCTCTCTGCTGAAAAACAACTAGCTGACAAGGAGACTGTGATTTCTTGAAGAATCTCACAGTACTGTGAAATAGtttttatgaaaacaaaaaaaatgttt
The window above is part of the Monodelphis domestica isolate mMonDom1 chromosome 7, mMonDom1.pri, whole genome shotgun sequence genome. Proteins encoded here:
- the SMCR8 gene encoding guanine nucleotide exchange protein SMCR8, with product MISAPDVVAFTKEEEYEEEPYNEPPLPEEYSVPLFPFANQGANPWSKLSGAKFTRDFILISEFSEQVGPQPLLTIPDDTKVFGTFDLNYFSLRIMSVDYQASFVGHPSGCAYPKLNFVEDSKVVLGDSKEGAFAYVHHLTLYDLEARGFVRPFCMAYISTDEHKIMQQFQELSAEFSKASECLKKGNRKAFANELEKKLKDLDYTRTVLHTETEIQKKANDKWFYSSQAIEKANELASVEKSIIEHQDLLKQIRSYPHRKLKASDCYPAVEPDCSQDQSADQASTTSKPDEPAETNLYRRRPSYTPKLIKAKSAKCFDKKLKTLEELCDTEFFTQTLAQLNHIEHMFRGDLCYLLTSQIDRALLKQQRITNFLFEDLFILADKVVEKQDDMPLEYSQDKLHARSLEDCPIPKVLINVGSFKSSVESVLIKMEQELGDEFKESEVTESSVYDHQENLDYLDMDMKGSVSSGESIEVLGTEKSTSVLSKSDSQASLTVPLSPQVVRSKAVSRRTISEDSIEVLSTCPSEALIPDDFKASYPSAINEEPYVEEPYADDDGAIHFSASVNQQDLGEIEGSSENTLSQTDSACCIGKESSGLLIPNSDQTQKHCDEDGVVSIPPQRYREKQQGFHVDFSVDDINSSSQENTTEGLSPYDQDPNCLRSSRDLSKISLNEYGDSTSYISSAASTSSDRTPSPAHHIGLSSERHKKKAGQNALKFIRQYPFAHPAIYSLLSGRTLIVLGEDEAIVKKLVTALSIFVPNYGKSAKPVKHWVSSPLHIMDFQKWKLIGLQRVVSPAGVNTLHSLNRYSRYTSILDLDNKTLRCPLYRGTLVPRLADHRTQIKRGSTYYMHVQSVLTQLCSKAFLYTFCHHLHLPINEKETEQSVVGRQVNFLKLHLGLVNEDVKVVQYLAELLKLQYIQEPVRPNHSMLRFDYVPSFLYKI